A single region of the Bdellovibrio sp. GT3 genome encodes:
- a CDS encoding substrate-binding periplasmic protein, whose translation MVRIWPFIFIWTLCLNMPYGAFAAVKCNRIFRVAVIQNEPLYFLDKNKKVTGVMLEVTQELHRRTGCSFDLIEMVRPSMVHRLKGGSVDLSILTIKTDELDKAGKFIRVFKANRALISTPALKKKNYVLKDVLEDKNVLVGGLISSPAFLNENEVSLLKKQGRWRQYPDYESIFQSMKRDQIQAFVGSIMVSDFYFKKLGLSDFGFLIDRSKQSDAGFYYAKQRLTTHEVELLSSTLAQMLKDGFFQKVLSKYSSPYAVENEFVSVN comes from the coding sequence ATGGTTCGCATTTGGCCTTTCATATTCATTTGGACTCTGTGTTTGAACATGCCTTACGGCGCCTTTGCGGCAGTAAAGTGCAACCGCATTTTTCGAGTCGCGGTCATTCAGAACGAGCCTCTTTATTTCCTGGATAAAAATAAGAAAGTCACTGGAGTCATGTTGGAGGTGACTCAGGAGCTTCATCGAAGAACGGGATGTTCTTTTGATCTTATCGAGATGGTGCGCCCGAGTATGGTGCATAGACTGAAGGGCGGCTCGGTGGATTTGAGTATTTTGACGATCAAAACGGATGAGCTGGATAAAGCAGGGAAATTCATCAGGGTATTTAAGGCGAATCGGGCTTTGATTTCAACTCCGGCATTAAAGAAGAAAAATTACGTACTAAAAGATGTACTGGAGGATAAGAATGTTCTGGTGGGGGGACTTATTAGTTCGCCGGCATTTCTTAATGAAAATGAAGTTTCCCTTTTAAAAAAGCAGGGCCGCTGGCGCCAGTACCCAGACTATGAATCCATTTTTCAATCCATGAAACGGGACCAGATTCAGGCTTTTGTGGGATCCATCATGGTGTCTGATTTCTATTTTAAAAAATTGGGATTGAGTGATTTTGGATTTCTTATCGATCGCAGCAAACAGAGCGATGCTGGTTTTTACTATGCGAAACAACGTTTAACCACCCATGAGGTGGAGTTATTGAGTTCCACCCTTGCGCAAATGTTGAAGGATGGATTCTTTCAAAAAGTTTTATCCAAGTATTCGTCCCCGTACGCTGTGGAAAACGAGTTCGTCTCTGTAAACTAA